The window GTGTGTGAAGGTGTGTCTCTGGTGTATCTCACAGGGTTTGATCTGTGTTTTTTCTTTGATAGACCTGCGTGGATCCCGTCTTTGTTCGTCGGTGTTCATGTGCCCATATGTTGAAACCTTATGATCTACGACTCTCTTCATCAGTGGTGCTGTTCTAGTGCGCTAGTTCTTTGGGACCTTCGCACGATGACTTCCTGACTGTCTATTACAACAAGGTTTGTCCGgtttcaatgaggaaaggatgatgacggTGCTGCACCTTCGACTCGCTTCAatacttgtagtcgtcgctagatggtgTACGGACATGAACGTAAATTTGTTACTTTTGATGTTCATTTAATTTTGTTATGgggtttattttgtttttcttatttCTTTTTTGAAAACCTGGATGAATGAACTTTAAGTTTTAGTCAAAAGGAGTTGTTACTCGTGGTTATGCATAATTTATTTTAGCTTTTTTTGTGCAACCAAAATTGATGTGTTTTTCCTAAACTTTATAGGCTTATATTTATGGCATAATGTGTTTTAGAAAAATCAGCAAATGCAACCATAATTTTGCATTTTATCCAAGAAAAAATGACACATTCATCAGTGGACTTTCGATAATTCAGCCATCATCCCGAATTTTGCAAAAACCATTGAGAAAGCCATTCTAGTTCTGGAGGGTAGCCCATTGTTCTACACCGGGAAAATATTTAGTGCTTCAAAGTCTTAGGTGATATGACGCTTCAAATTTACAAAAAAAATCTAAAAGTTCATAAAAATTCGAAACTTCTTTTTGTTGGATGTTCAGAACATATGTGTACAATCCTTACAAATGTTAAATCTAAATGTGTAACATACATTGAGAAACAAGAAAGAGAAATCCACCATGAATAGTGTCATAAAAAAACAAAAACACGTGTTTTTCTCTCCTTTCCCTCAGCGGCTAGAGCAAATTCTCTTCTTCAGTCTTCGTTGGGAGTCCATGGATTCGTCTCGCTCCGGCTCTCGCTTTCGCGGCCGGTGGTGGAGCGAGGAATCCCGGTGCCTCTGCTCCGGCTAGTAATTTAGGTTAAGGTTTTTTAGTCCTTGCCTATGCATCGCTCGGACGAATGGCGACGCTTCTTTTCCTCTAATTTGTTTTTTGCCTCTAATCCTCCCTGAGTTTGTCCATCTTGATGTAGCCGATAGAGTTCGGGCATAGAATCCCATCGTCTCCTTGGGGTATCGAGGATAGGGTTTCTCATCTTGCGTGTGCGGCAGAGAGATTTGCTATTAGTTGCTTCAGATCTATTTAAGCATGCAACGGCAACGACTGTGGCTCCAGGGTGTTGGTCCTTAGGAGCACGTGCAGAATTCCCTGGtatcatcgacaaggtcaagccgaCTCAGGCAGAGGAGCAGCGACAACGGCACACCAACTGTTCGTCCTAGCAGTGGTACTGGTGATTCGGTGGACTAGAGACTTCAATGTAATTTACTTTCGATGAACCTTTATATTTATAATAGATCtgaatttatttttaaaaaaaagcAAACAAACCAGGGTTGGGAACCAGGTAGCAGCGGCCGATGGATCCGCTGGTTCATCTCCACCATGGCCTTTAAGTCAAATCTCTGCTTCTTCTCTCTCCCTTCATCAATTCCACCCATCGACCGCACCTAAAAGGCTACTACCACCACTAGCCACAGCTTGCCTTGTCCCATCCACCGCTTTGCAGCATTTCAGGGCTTGAGGCTTCGCActgcccatcctcctcctcctcgcacacTACTCCAgcttcgccaagaagactccccTCTCGCCCTCATTTTCGCTCCCAAATCTTCTTCCCCCGGAAGCTTTCCATCAAGCCAAGATTTCGGCTGCGCGCGGTGAGTCTCTCCCTCCCATGCTAGTCTAGGTTTCTGGCTGGCTGCGTTCTATCAATTTTTTTTTGTCTCACTCTGCCCTCTGCTTTGCCCTCAGATCGTCGAGCATCTTGCTGTCCAGTCCAGAGACGCCGCCGGGAACGGAACACCGTCGCGACGCCGCCGGGAATCCGCTGCCAGAGTAAACCCTCTCGTCTCTGTCTGTCCATTCTCTCCTTTTAAGTCGATAGATCGATCGCCGAAGCGCTTCTTTCTTGCCCCAAATCCGTCGCCCGTCTGATCTGATTTTTCTGCTCGTTTCGCCACCACTCCTACATTTGACGGAACTTTTTTTCCCGGCCGCCGAACTGCTGTAGCTCTCGTTAGAATGCTCCTTTTTTGATTTACTAGTGATTTCAGATCTGTTTAGATTTTACATTTTAGATCCGTGTAGATGTTACAACAAAAATGTAAGTAAGCTTACATTTTAGACGCGAGTAAATGTTACCACAAAAATGTAGGTAGTGCACACTGCATTTAGGATTATGTCAAGTGTTACAATAAAAAAATGTAATGAATTGTTAAATTTTCATTTAAATGCTTGAAATTGTTACATCAACAAATGTTAAAGTCTCATATATGCCGATTATGACCATGCAAACAGATCAATAGCTTCATGACGACAAATCCTAATAAATTATACGTCTAATATTTCCGCAAAAGATACTGAATAATTTCTTTTCGGAAACCTAAAAGTGAAAGAATAATTTCTGTACAAACAAGACCATGTATAGGGGTATGGGGCGTCTGATCTGATTCATTCCCCACCGCGCAAATGCATGCATGTCTTGCCCTTACTCCCATGAATTTCATTGCTCGGTATGCGTCAAATGGACAATGATTTGTTAGTGCACCTTTATTTGTTCTCTTGACATGTGTTAGTGCACAGTATTGGTAACAGGAAGTTAGAAAAAAAAACAGCACGGATTTGTATGTCAGGTTTGGACCTACCGGCAGCACAAATCAGCTGATAGATCTAACGGTCCATAAAATAAGTGACAGAACAGAAAATATTACCCAAATGATCTTACGCAAATCCCTTTTCTTTTTCATGCGCTGTACTAATGCTTGCTTCTTTTCTCTTATCATCGAGCAACCAGCATGGCAGACAGCAGCGGCGCCACCGTCTTCGACGACCTGCCAGAGTGGCTCATCGTCGATGAGATCCTCTCCCGGTTGCCAGTCAAAGACGTACTCCGCTGCCGCGCCGTCCGCAAGTCGTGGCGCAGCGGCACTTCCACCGACGCCTTCATCCTCGACCACCACCGCCACCAGCCCTCGCTCCCCATCGTCAAACACGTAGAGGGCATCGGCCGCGTCGTGAGAGCCTCCAACAATGATCAAAAGATACTGCCCATCCTACTGTATGCAGGCAGAAGCCCTATTACAGGGGTCGACCTTATGCACTGCGCCGTCTGTGATGGCCTCATCATCCTGGCGCAGAAGCCTGATTATTACATCTGTAACCCGGCCACTCGCAAGTGTGCTTCCCTGCCATGCCCTCCACTACAGTCAGGCTTCAGCAACGACGAAATAGTCGGCTTCTACCGGCACCAGCCATCTGGAGAATATCGGATGCTCTGGGCGTCATACTCCATACGCATCAGGGTTGAGTTGCCTGATTACTTTGCCCTCACAGTGGGATCAGACCAGCCAAGACGCATCCAGTGGCAGGCAGTTTCAGAAAAAGGGTTTCCCACCATGTTGGCCCGTGATTGTCCACCGGTCCATCATCGTGGCAGCCTGCACTGGGCAGTGGGCCTCAACATCACGGTATTTGATCCCGTAGCCGAGACATTCTGGCACATGAGCCGCCCAGAGCAGTTGGGTGATATGGTGTCATTGTTGGATACTGCCGGCGGCGCACTCGCTTTGTGTCGCACGGATCGTACCTATGTCACGTTGGATGTTTGGGTGTTGCAGGACTATGATGCCGAAACCTGGGGCTTTCACTACCATATTAACTTGTCAGCGATGGTGGCATCGCCACCACTTGATTTGAGGATCAAATATGTCCCCAGGATGGCTGTGATCAATGAGCATGAGCTGGTTATCGATTATCCTGACCGTGTGCTGCATTGTAACATTGATGGTGTGTTTATAGGAAATCTGGAAAGCGAAGAGCATGGAAACTACTTGATGCTCACTCGGCATCGTCTCcaagagagcatgatttcacttccaTTGTTTGAAAACCAAGAAGAAGATGCTGTGAACAAGGAGTATCCATTCCTCATAGTGCTATAAAGACGCCATGCTCCATCTTAatgctttggacttgttgtttgctgTGCCCTTAGAGTATCCATCCCATGTGAGCCATGTCTTTCATTTTACCTTTTAGTAGTACCAGTAGAACTGAACATGTTGTTTGTCTGAAGTAGCCACTTCTACTATCATCATTCGTGCTTGTTATGCTATCTTGAGCGCCATGTTGATGTTCTAACTTCTAAACAATGGAGTACCTATGCTATGGAACTGCTGTGCGGTTCTTCCCATTTTTTACTTTCATTTTGCATTGTTATAAATCATGGAAGGTATTATTGCAGATTGAAATGCTAGTTCCTTGGTGAGAAGTGATGCCATTTTAGTTGTTGAGATGGCTAGCTTACGTACTCCCTTCTGTAGCTTAATATTGCTCTTGGCACCTCGTCGCTCCAGCTCTTTGTGTGGAGATTTTTTTCTCAGTATATCTAGGTAGCTGGTTGTGATTTGGTGTTCAGCATAGTTTTGGCCATTGTTGAAGTTTTTGGCAAGTGATTCTTGGGCTGTTTGGTGATATGTTAGAAGTGATGCTGGGGTCTTCCTTTCCTACTGCTTCTGTGCCCAAGATTCAGCATTATCTTGATCAACATGTTGGAAGGCTCGTGTTTGCCAGTTTCTTTTTCTGTAAGGCTGCTGATGTGATGTCTCTTGCGTTAGCGTTTTTGTTTGTGTTTAACCGTTTTTGCTGTTATTAGGCCGTGCTCAAAGCTGAAGCCGTTGTACTGTGTTTTAGTTTGCGTTTTCACTGATATATCATGTCCCTTTTACTTTAAAAAAGGGACTTCAAGATGTCCTCTCATGGACCAGGTAAATATGCTAATTCTCAGTACAGCTTTGCCTGGATGAAGATTTATGCTAGCACCGTTTCAAAAAGATTTATGCTAGCTTACATGGTGACTGTTTGACCATGATGTTCCATTATCTGCAGAAATGGTTATAATTTGGCCGATTTATTTTCTAGTGGGTTCAtgtaagatcagatgaggattccaTTAAGAACAACTCTAGCAGATCGTCGTAACGCTTGGTCGCCATAATAACCGCCTATATGACGACCGCGGTTGAAAGTGTATGTTTATTAAAGTTGCCATACCGGCCCTCGGGGTGCATAATTTTTGGAGGCCGATCCAAAACGAGTCCGCGAGCCTCCATATTTGGAGCGGCCTTCAAACCTAACCGCCTACAAACAAACATAGGGAATTTCCTATATCACTCTTATTGCGTCAATTGGTCAGGGCTACGCACTGGGATCTCGAGcgagtgtttggttcacaggattcTAAAAACACGAAAATAGAAAAAACATAGAATTGAAATGTTATGCTCATCTCAATCCTATAGTATTTTGGGCTGGTATCATATTTGGAATGATCTCGACGGCAGATCAGGCTTGCTGCTGGCAGAGTTGCGACGGTGGTGTGGTGGTTGTTTTCCTCTAGAACAGCACTGACGGCATTTGTTTCTGGCGGCGGCGGGATTATACTGCTACAAGTTGGGCATCCCATGTAGTTGTTCATGATTCTCTGTATGTGTATGACATTTCAGCGGTGTAACTCGAACGGCGTAGTTCATGGAGGCAAATGGGATCAATTTTCCTCatgtgtttcaaaaaatgttcatgttttccaaATTTCATTCAcattttgaaaatttgttcacaattaaAAACATTGTTCGGAACTAagttttttcaaaatttgttcacgacTAAGAAACGGActttaaaatttgttcacaattcaaaaaaatgttcagaattcgaAAACTTTTTGCAATTCGAAAAATGTTCTTATTTTCAAAACAAAATCACCATCTCcaactttttgaaaaaaaatctaaattttagaaaatgttaatcTTTTTTGAGAAAAAGATTCACGTTTTTCCAAATCGTGTTCACTTTTTAGCAATTATTTCacaattcaaaaaatattttttcGGAATTCAACCAAgaagtgggccggcccatttgtgCGAAAGCTCCTCTTGTCACCCACCTTGAAATACTCTGGCTTGGCGCTCGAACATAACCAACAACCAACagctctctcttcttcttcctgtCGCCGGAGCGCCAAGAAACCAAGAACCCatcccccctcctccctcctcgccGTGCAGGTCCCCAACGCCTTTGCTCTCCAGCGGTCCAGCACCGGCGACCGATGGAGCAGTTCGTCGACGGCCAGCACGTGCGTCTGCGGAGCACCGTGCTGGGCAGGTACCTCCACGCCGACGACGACGGGGATAGCGTATCCCTCCAGGACCGCCGGGCATCACTGAACTCGGCTTGGGCGGTCGAGTTGCACAACCGGGATGATTATGGCCCGCACGTTCTCCTCTACAGCGCCGCCTACGGCCGCTGCCTCGCCGCCACGGACGCGCGGGCGCCGGTCGGCCGCGGGCTCCGCGTCGAGCAGCGCAACTACGACCATCCGGAGATGGATTCCATTCTCTGGCGCGTATTCCGGATGCGCGGCAGGGAGGGAGTTCACCTCCGCAACGTCAACGGCGGCTGTCTGCTTGCCACTCGCGTGCTCGGCCACTACCGTGGCAACGGGGTGAGCGCGGAGGACACGCAGTTCATCCCTATGATGATGAACTGGGTCGTGGAGCCCATCCCCACCATGGCAATTCCGCCTGAACTTCCGGCAGAGGTGAGTCCGCCATGCCATGTCCGCTTCTTGATTCTTCCCGAATTTGCGCGAATTTGGTTCTTGGATAGTTGAATTTGCGCGAACATGCATCGGAATTTGATTGCAAATCGTGTAAATTTCGATTGCTTGGGATGGGAGCGACTCTTTGATGTGATGATGGTTCTTTGCAACCCAACTCCAACTGCAGGTTCCCCTCCCCGACGCCATGTTGACGTGGCGGGAGATCGACTACGTGTGGCTGAACGCCGACGGGGCCATCATCACCCAAGGCTGGTACCCATTCGCTGGGAGGTCCTTGCTCCGCCTCAGCACCAACCTGGCCGTGTGCCTGTCCGCGGAGTGGGGCATGGAAGGCGTCCCCGACATCGTCATATGCCTCCCTGCCCGCGGTGGCCGCCTTCTCCCACTCGTCGTCGACCTGCCCAGCAGCGAGCAGGACTTCCGCGTCGTCGTCCTCAACGCCGGCTCGCCTGGTGAGAATCCATAAACTTCTCCTTTGGCTTCAGTTGAGTCGCAGACAACTTGATTTGAGTCTCAGTTCAGTTGACTGCCAATCTGCCCTGGAGTACTCTGTCTGCTAGTCTGATAATTATGAGAATTTACTGAAACCGGTGTAGTCTGAAACTTTTGCTAATCTGTTTCAGTTAATTAGTAGTTCAGACTTGGTAATCGTCTCAAGACTCTGAACAATTTTAGGATTGTAGACATTAATAATCAGTAAAAGTTGCTGAATCAAATCAGTAGGTGATCAACAGGCACGAAATTGTGACAGATGCTAAAATCCACACTGAAACTTGATATGGAGAGTATTGGTTTCCATTCTACTCTGCTTTGATTCAGATGATCCAATTCTTCAGTTTAATACCATATATGTGCCGGTAGCTAGCTAGTGGGATACTTTGGAACTTGAAAACCCAAACCAGTTCAGTCTGCCTAGTTCAACTTCAGAGAGAAGATGATGATTTCTGTTTTTTTAGCCTACTGTAATTGTTTCGAGTAACGCTTGGACAAAATTCAGGTTCTGTTCCACAGCACATTCTCTACATTGTTTTGAAGTTTTGTACATCGTCTTTCTTTTTGATCTTGTGTTATCTGAACCTGTTGCAGTACCTATGACACATGATGCCTAACTGCTCATCTAATTTTCTACTAATTCAGCCCACGCAGCGCTGCGGTACGCGGATGTCGATGCAGAGTAGAGAGATACCAGAGCCAGGACCCCTTCAGGTCGCCTTCCTGTCCACCTCTTCAGAAGCGTCGCCGCCTCGGACACGATGATATCAGAACCCAGTTCCTTTTGTTGAGATATGGGTTCATGAAAACCCAGCAGTTTCTTGTGTTTCTAATAGCTAAACGTGCTTTTCTCAACTGACAGTAGGGCACCTATTTGCTCTGGCATCACGGTTGTAAAATGATGAAACTGTTCGAAAAATGGCGCAGTGACATACATTAGTCTGTAATGAGTTGACAATGGGCAGTACTTCACCGCTGCTAGCAGCATTTTTTTTCTTAGATGAGTTGAGCACTTGAGTTTTGTTATTCTGCTTAGAACCCAGTCCACCTCTTCAGAAGTGTCACCACCTCGGACACGATGACATTAGAACCCAGTTCCTTTCGTTGAGATGTGGATTCAGAAAAACTCAGCATGCAGTCTTTAGTTTCTGCTTAGCTAGGCTTGGTTTCTTCTTCCGACAGTATATGAAACTattgcagaggccgggggttttaACCTCATTTTCGAAAGAAAGAAGACAGTATATGAAACTATTAGCTTTTGCCATCACGATTCTGAAATTCTGAAACTGTTTGACCATGACACATGCCATTAGTCTGTAAAAATGCGTTGACAATGGACACTTGCTACATCTCTGTTAGATGGTGTCGGTACAGATGTGGTGGTTCTTGCACTGAGTGGGAACTTGAGTTCTGTTGTTCTGCTTAAAGTTTGAGTCTATCAGCAGGGAATAAATATATATTTTCAGACCAGCAGAAACTGATTTTTTTGACAGATATTGAATTCTGAACATGGCGATGCTAATGTGCCCGGACACGACTTGCTGCATTTTGCTGGGATAAAATTCAGATCGTATCTCAGAATGCCGTAATAATACTTGTTTCTGCACATTACATTGTTCTTCTGCACATTCACACGACGACATTTTGCGTCTCTTTTTACATTGACGGACACTGATAACGTTGCAGGGGCCGTTAAATGTATGTTTTtggttttttttttattttgtgaaaggGAGGCAAACCCCGGTGTCTGAAATGTATATCTCGCGTACAAGACGAATTCAACTAATCTTGCCTCGAAAATAAGAGAAGACGAGAAAGTTGGAATTACTCAGTGAAAATGGGTGTCCATTTGCAGTTCTGCACCTGCTTTGGTTAACATTGTTTTTGTATAAAACTTGTTTAATGAAGGATGGGCGGTGCGATGCAGCCTTGCCCATGATGTCTGCTGGCGATGTAGCTACTCTAATGGTGACAAAGAGTATTAATAAACATTTGTCAACAGGGGATGTAGCTCAGATGGTAGAGCGCTCGCTTAGCATGCGAGAGGTATGGGGATCGATACCCCACTTCTCCATTTCCTTTTAGGTTTTTTTGCAACCACCCTGGTAGAGCGCTCGCTTAGCATTTCAAACTGCAACCACCCTGCCTTTCATGCTTTTAACGGTGCAAAACTGAAAGTAAACAGGGTAGAACAGTAGAACTGTTCTATTTATAGCATAGATAATCCATTGTTCAGAATATACATTAACATGACAAGCACGAAATGATGATAGTAGAAGTACTACTACAGCCATTGAGCCGTACAAAGTGTTCGGCTCCACTACTAGTACTAACTAGAAGTAAGAAGAGAGTACAAAAGACATGGCTAATATGGGGTGTCCAAATCATTAAGATGGAGCATGTCATCTTGCAGCACTATGCTGAATGGAGGCTCCTGGTTCACAGCATCTTCTTCTTGCGCCTCAAACAatgaaagtgaaatcatgctctcttgGAGGCGATGCCCGGTAACTAtcaagcggctatcatgctcttcgATTTCCACATTTCCTAAAAACGCATCATCAGGGTCGCAATGCAACAGACGGCCAAGACTCGGCCAGATCGACAGCTCACGCTCGTTGATCACAACCATCTCGGGTGCGGAATATCAAGCCGTGTTGATGGGATTACAGCTGCCAAGATC is drawn from Triticum dicoccoides isolate Atlit2015 ecotype Zavitan chromosome 4A, WEW_v2.0, whole genome shotgun sequence and contains these coding sequences:
- the LOC119287882 gene encoding F-box/LRR-repeat protein At2g43260-like codes for the protein MADSSGATVFDDLPEWLIVDEILSRLPVKDVLRCRAVRKSWRSGTSTDAFILDHHRHQPSLPIVKHVEGIGRVVRASNNDQKILPILLYAGRSPITGVDLMHCAVCDGLIILAQKPDYYICNPATRKCASLPCPPLQSGFSNDEIVGFYRHQPSGEYRMLWASYSIRIRVELPDYFALTVGSDQPRRIQWQAVSEKGFPTMLARDCPPVHHRGSLHWAVGLNITVFDPVAETFWHMSRPEQLGDMVSLLDTAGGALALCRTDRTYVTLDVWVLQDYDAETWGFHYHINLSAMVASPPLDLRIKYVPRMAVINEHELVIDYPDRVLHCNIDGVFIGNLESEEHGNYLMLTRHRLQESMISLPLFENQEEDAVNKEYPFLIVL